The Castor canadensis chromosome 13, mCasCan1.hap1v2, whole genome shotgun sequence genome has a window encoding:
- the Ier5l gene encoding immediate early response gene 5-like protein, producing the protein MECALDAQSLISISLRKIHSSRTQRGGIKLHKNLLVSYVLRNARQLYLSERYAELYRRQQQQQQQQQPPHHQHQHLAYAAPGMPANAADFGPLQLGGGGDAEAREPAARHQLHQLHQLHQLHLQQQLHQHQHPAPRGCAAAAAGAPAGGAGALSELPGCAALQPPHGAPHRGQPLEPLQPGPAPLPLSLPAPSALCPRDPRASAACSSPSAPPGAAPTAAAAASPPASPAPASSPGFYRSAYPAPSDFRVHCSSQTTVLDLDTHVVTTVENGYLHQDCCASAHCPCCGQGAPGPGLASAAGCKRKYYPGQEEEDDDEEDAGDLGAEPPGGAPFAPCKRARFEDFCPDSSPDASNISNLISIFGSGFSGLVSRQPDSSEQPPPLNGQLCAKQALASLGAWTRAIVAF; encoded by the coding sequence ATGGAGTGCGCCCTGGACGCCCAGAGCCTGATCAGCATCTCCCTGCGCAAGATCCACAGCTCCCGAACCCAGCGCGGCGGCATTAAGCTGCACAAGAACCTCCTGGTGTCCTACGTGCTCCGCAACGCGCGCCAGCTCTACCTGAGCGAGCGCTACGCCGAGCTCTACCGgcgccagcagcagcagcagcaacagcagcaaccGCCCCACCACCAGCACCAGCACCTCGCGTACGCGGCGCCGGGCATGCCGGCCAACGCGGCTGACTTCGGCCCGCTCCAACTTGGCGGCGGCGGGGACGCGGAGGCGCGCGAGCCGGCCGCCCGGCACCAGCTGCACCAGCTCCACCAGCTCCACCAGCTGCACCTCCAGCAGCAGCTGCACCAGCACCAGCACCCGGCGCCCAGGGGCTGCGCAGCGGCAGCGGCCGGGGCGCCCGCGGGCGGCGCGGGGGCGCTCTCGGAGCTGCCCGGGTGCGCCGCGCTCCAGCCGCCGCACGGCGCGCCCCACCGCGGGCAGCCCTTGGAGCCGCTGCAGCCGGGTCCTGCGCCTTTACCGTTGTCGCTGCCCGCCCCCTCCGCGCTCTGTCCGCGGGACCCTCGCGCCTCGGCCGCCTGTTCCTCACCCTCCGCGCCCCCGGGGGCCGCCCCTACGGCCGCTGCTGCCGCCTCCCCGCCCGCCTCCCCAGCCCCCGCCTCCTCCCCTGGCTTCTACCGGAGCGCGTACCCGGCCCCCTCGGACTTCCGCGTGCACTGCAGCAGCCAGACCACCGTGCTGGACCTGGACACTCACGTGGTGACCACGGTGGAAAACGGCTACTTGCACCAGGACTGCTGCGCCTCCGCCCACTGCCCCTGCTGTGGCCAGGGCGCTCCGGGACCGGGCCTGGCGTCCGCCGCCGGTTGCAAGCGCAAGTATTACCCTGGCCAGGAGGAAGAGGACGACGACGAGGAGGACGCGGGCGACCTGGGGGCCGAGCCCCCCGGGGGCGCCCCGTTCGCCCCCTGCAAGCGCGCCCGCTTCGAGGACTTCTGCCCGGACTCGTCCCCGGACGCGTCCAACATCTCAAACTTGATCTCCATCTTTGGCTCGGGCTTCTCGGGGCTGGTGAGCCGACAGCCGGACTCATCGGAGCAGCCGCCGCCGCTCAACGGGCAGCTGTGCGCCAAGCAGGCGCTCGCCAGCCTTGGCGCCTGGACTCGAGCCATTGTCGCCTTCTAG